One window from the genome of Trabulsiella odontotermitis encodes:
- the rnr gene encoding ribonuclease R has translation MSQDPFLEREAEKYTNPIPSREFILDHLSKREKPASREELAVELNIDGEEQQEALRRRLRAMERDGQLVFTRRQCYALPERLDLLKGTVIGHRDGYGFLRIEGRKDDLYLSSEQMKTCIHGDVVLAQPLGADRKGRREARIVRVLVPKTSQIVGRYFTDAGVGFVVPDDSRLSFDILIPPEEIMGARMGYVVVVELTQRPTRRTKAVGKIVEVLGDNMGTGMAVDMALRTHEIPYVWPPAVEKQIAGLKEQVPESAKAGRVDLRSLPLVTIDGEDARDFDDAVYCEKKRGGGWRLWVAIADVSYYVRPGTALDNEARSRGTSVYFPSQVVPMLPEVLSNGLCSLNPQVDRLCMVCEMTISSKGRLTGYKFYEAVMSSHARLTYTKVWHMLQGDQDLREQYAPLVKHIEELHTLYKVLDSAREERGGISFESEEAKFIFNAERRIERIEQTQRNDAHKLIEECMILANISAARFVEKANEPALFRIHDKPSNEAITAFRSVLAELGLELPGGNKPEPRDYAELLESIADRPDHEMLQTMLLRSMKQAVYDPENRGHFGLALQSYAHFTSPIRRYPDLSLHRAIKYLLAKEQGHKGNSTETGGWHYSMEEMLQLGEHCSMTERRADEATREVSDWLKCDFMQDQVGNVFPGVIASVTGFGFFVRLDDLFIDGLVHVSTLDNDYYRFDQIGQRLIGESGGQTYRLGDRVEVRVEAVNMDERKIDFTLISSERGPRNVGKTAREKAKKSTSGKPTSRRRNAGKKVNFEPDSAFRGEKKQKPKAAKKDARKAKKPSAKTQKIAAATKAKRAAKKNTAQ, from the coding sequence ATGTCACAAGATCCTTTCCTGGAACGCGAAGCAGAAAAATACACCAATCCTATCCCGAGCCGGGAATTCATCCTTGATCATTTATCTAAACGCGAAAAACCCGCCAGCCGTGAAGAGCTGGCGGTTGAACTGAATATTGACGGCGAAGAACAGCAGGAAGCGCTGCGCCGTCGTCTGCGCGCCATGGAGCGCGACGGACAACTGGTCTTTACCCGCCGCCAGTGCTATGCGCTGCCGGAACGCCTCGATCTGCTGAAAGGCACTGTCATTGGCCACCGTGATGGCTACGGCTTTCTGCGCATCGAAGGACGCAAGGACGATTTGTATCTCTCCAGCGAGCAGATGAAAACCTGCATCCACGGTGACGTGGTACTGGCGCAGCCGCTGGGCGCCGATCGCAAAGGCCGCCGCGAAGCACGCATTGTGCGTGTGCTGGTGCCGAAAACCAGCCAGATCGTGGGCCGTTATTTTACCGATGCCGGCGTGGGTTTTGTCGTGCCGGATGACAGCCGCCTGAGCTTCGATATCCTCATCCCGCCGGAAGAAATCATGGGCGCGCGCATGGGCTACGTGGTGGTGGTTGAACTCACCCAGCGTCCGACGCGTCGTACCAAAGCGGTAGGCAAAATCGTCGAAGTGCTTGGCGATAACATGGGTACTGGCATGGCCGTCGATATGGCGCTGCGTACCCATGAAATTCCTTACGTCTGGCCGCCAGCCGTGGAAAAGCAAATCGCGGGACTGAAAGAGCAGGTGCCGGAATCGGCAAAAGCCGGGCGTGTTGATTTGCGCAGTCTGCCGCTGGTCACCATTGACGGTGAAGACGCCCGCGATTTTGACGATGCGGTCTACTGCGAGAAAAAACGCGGTGGCGGCTGGCGCCTGTGGGTGGCGATTGCTGACGTGAGCTATTACGTGCGACCAGGCACCGCGCTGGATAACGAAGCGCGCAGCCGCGGCACCTCCGTCTATTTCCCGTCGCAGGTCGTTCCGATGCTGCCGGAAGTGCTCTCCAACGGCCTGTGCTCGCTGAACCCGCAAGTGGATCGCCTGTGTATGGTGTGCGAAATGACGATTTCGTCAAAAGGCCGTCTGACGGGTTATAAATTCTACGAAGCAGTGATGAGCTCTCATGCACGTCTGACCTACACCAAAGTGTGGCACATGCTGCAGGGCGATCAGGATCTGCGTGAACAATACGCGCCGTTGGTGAAGCACATTGAAGAGCTGCACACCCTTTACAAAGTGCTGGACAGCGCTCGCGAAGAGCGCGGCGGCATCTCGTTTGAGAGCGAAGAAGCGAAGTTTATTTTCAACGCTGAGCGCCGCATTGAACGCATCGAGCAAACTCAGCGTAACGATGCGCACAAGCTGATTGAAGAGTGCATGATTCTGGCGAACATCTCTGCGGCGCGTTTCGTGGAAAAAGCCAACGAGCCCGCACTGTTCCGTATTCACGACAAGCCGAGCAACGAGGCGATCACCGCTTTCCGTTCGGTGCTGGCCGAACTGGGGCTGGAACTGCCAGGCGGGAATAAACCGGAGCCACGTGATTACGCTGAATTGCTGGAATCCATTGCTGATCGTCCTGATCATGAGATGTTGCAGACCATGTTGCTGCGCTCCATGAAGCAGGCGGTATACGACCCGGAAAACCGTGGTCACTTCGGCCTGGCGTTGCAGTCATACGCGCATTTTACCTCGCCGATCCGCCGTTATCCGGACCTGTCGCTGCACCGCGCCATCAAGTATCTGCTGGCGAAAGAGCAGGGGCACAAAGGCAACAGCACCGAGACCGGCGGCTGGCACTACAGCATGGAAGAGATGTTGCAACTGGGCGAGCACTGCTCGATGACCGAGCGTCGCGCCGATGAAGCCACCCGTGAAGTCTCCGACTGGCTGAAGTGTGACTTTATGCAGGACCAGGTCGGCAATGTCTTCCCTGGCGTCATCGCCAGCGTCACCGGTTTTGGTTTCTTCGTTCGACTGGACGATCTGTTTATCGATGGTCTGGTTCACGTTTCCACGCTGGATAACGACTACTATCGCTTTGACCAGATCGGGCAGCGACTGATCGGTGAATCCGGCGGTCAGACTTATCGCCTGGGTGATCGCGTTGAAGTGCGTGTCGAAGCGGTCAATATGGACGAGCGTAAGATCGACTTCACGCTGATCTCCAGCGAGCGCGGCCCGCGCAACGTCGGTAAAACCGCGCGCGAAAAAGCGAAAAAATCCACCAGTGGCAAACCGACGAGCCGTCGCCGGAATGCGGGTAAAAAGGTGAATTTCGAACCGGACAGCGCTTTCCGAGGTGAGAAGAAACAGAAACCAAAGGCGGCGAAGAAAGACGCCAGAAAAGCGAAAAAGCCTTCGGCTAAAACGCAGAAAATTGCTGCCGCGACCAAAGCAAAGCGTGCAGCGAAAAAAAATACCGCGCAGTAA
- the purA gene encoding adenylosuccinate synthase, with product MGNNVVVLGTQWGDEGKGKIVDLLTERAKYAVRYQGGHNAGHTLVINGEKTVLHLIPSGILRENVTSIIGNGVVLSPAALMKEMKELEDRGIPVRERLLLSEACPLILDYHVALDNAREKARGAKAIGTTGRGIGPAYEDKVARRGLRVGDLFDKATFADKLKEVMEYHNFQLVNFYKAEAVDYQKVLDDVMTVADILTGMVVDVSDLLDQARKRGDFVMFEGAQGTLLDIDHGTYPYVTSSNTTAGGVATGSGLGPRYVDYVLGILKAYSTRVGAGPFPTELFDDIGEFLCKQGNEYGATTGRRRRTGWLDSVAVRRAVQINSLSGFCLTKLDVLDGLKEVKICVAYRLPDGREVTTTPLAADDWEGIVPVYETMPGWSESTFGVKTRSGLPQAALNYIKRIEELTGVPVDIISTGPDRTETMILRDPFDA from the coding sequence ATGGGTAACAACGTCGTCGTACTGGGCACCCAATGGGGTGACGAAGGTAAAGGAAAGATCGTCGATCTTCTGACTGAACGGGCCAAATATGCTGTACGCTACCAGGGCGGACACAACGCAGGCCATACTCTCGTAATCAACGGTGAAAAAACCGTCCTCCATCTTATTCCATCAGGTATTCTTCGCGAAAACGTCACCAGCATCATCGGTAACGGCGTTGTGCTGTCGCCTGCTGCGCTGATGAAAGAGATGAAAGAACTGGAAGACCGTGGTATCCCGGTTCGCGAACGTCTGCTGCTCTCTGAAGCATGCCCGTTGATCCTCGATTATCACGTTGCGCTGGATAACGCACGTGAGAAAGCGCGTGGCGCGAAAGCTATCGGCACCACGGGTCGTGGTATCGGGCCAGCTTATGAAGATAAAGTCGCACGCCGTGGTCTGCGCGTGGGTGACCTGTTCGACAAAGCCACCTTCGCTGACAAACTGAAAGAAGTGATGGAATATCACAACTTCCAGCTGGTGAACTTCTACAAAGCGGAAGCGGTTGACTACCAAAAAGTGCTGGATGATGTCATGACAGTTGCCGACATCCTTACCGGGATGGTGGTTGACGTGTCCGATCTGCTGGATCAGGCGCGTAAGCGTGGCGATTTCGTCATGTTTGAAGGCGCGCAGGGTACGCTGCTGGATATCGACCACGGTACCTATCCGTACGTGACCTCTTCCAACACCACTGCCGGTGGCGTTGCAACAGGTTCTGGCCTTGGTCCGCGTTACGTTGATTACGTGTTGGGTATCCTGAAAGCCTACTCCACTCGTGTGGGCGCAGGTCCGTTCCCGACTGAACTGTTTGATGACATCGGTGAGTTCCTGTGCAAACAGGGTAACGAATACGGTGCCACTACCGGTCGTCGTCGTCGTACCGGCTGGCTGGATTCCGTCGCCGTACGTCGCGCCGTACAGATCAACTCTCTGTCAGGTTTCTGCCTGACCAAACTGGACGTCCTGGACGGCCTGAAAGAGGTGAAAATCTGTGTGGCTTACCGTCTGCCGGATGGCCGTGAAGTGACCACCACGCCGCTGGCGGCTGATGACTGGGAAGGCATTGTGCCTGTCTACGAAACCATGCCGGGCTGGTCTGAATCGACCTTCGGTGTGAAAACGCGTAGCGGCCTGCCGCAGGCAGCACTGAACTACATTAAGCGTATTGAAGAACTGACGGGCGTTCCGGTTGATATTATCTCCACCGGTCCTGACCGTACTGAAACCATGATCCTGCGCGATCCGTTCGACGCGTAA
- a CDS encoding glycine betaine ABC transporter substrate-binding protein: MKKSLCLLIAAGGLWANMSFADTPAEVRVAYSGGSQVLMLAKADGSLDKALNSKVKWVQFASGADALNYFASNAIDIANFGSSPATAGIVRKLPVEIIGVSGVIASYERLIGKDGIANIKDIEGKRVAYPPNSTAQYALEAAISVNKLDRSKITLLPLRPAEMVAAWKRGDIDAGYVWAPFAQELEASGGHQVFATKDLQKDGYLIYNNYVVRKAFAEQYPETVTAFLRVHQQKVDEFRKDPERASAIVAKEVGAPVTTAANTLGGLEYPTLAQQGTADWLGNGTQTTDSGIGKALTKTSDFLASIGEIRKRDIPANWDTAIDSRYIRDAAVAAQ, from the coding sequence ATGAAAAAAAGTCTCTGCTTATTAATTGCAGCGGGTGGTTTATGGGCAAATATGAGTTTTGCCGATACGCCTGCTGAAGTTCGCGTGGCATATAGCGGTGGTTCTCAGGTATTAATGCTGGCGAAAGCGGACGGTTCGCTGGATAAAGCGTTAAACAGCAAAGTGAAATGGGTGCAATTTGCTTCTGGCGCGGATGCCCTGAATTATTTTGCCAGCAATGCAATTGATATTGCCAATTTTGGTTCAAGCCCGGCGACAGCAGGCATTGTGCGTAAGTTACCGGTCGAGATTATTGGCGTTTCGGGGGTGATTGCCAGTTATGAACGGCTGATTGGCAAAGATGGCATTGCGAACATCAAGGATATCGAAGGTAAACGCGTGGCGTATCCGCCAAATTCAACAGCGCAGTACGCCCTCGAAGCCGCGATCAGTGTGAATAAGCTGGATCGCAGCAAAATTACGCTGTTGCCGCTGCGTCCTGCTGAAATGGTAGCCGCCTGGAAACGTGGCGACATTGATGCCGGTTATGTCTGGGCACCGTTTGCGCAGGAACTGGAAGCGTCAGGCGGTCATCAGGTATTTGCCACCAAAGATCTGCAAAAAGATGGCTATCTGATTTACAACAACTATGTGGTCCGTAAAGCCTTTGCCGAGCAGTATCCGGAAACGGTCACCGCCTTCCTGCGTGTACATCAACAGAAAGTGGATGAGTTCAGGAAAGATCCGGAACGCGCGTCGGCGATCGTCGCCAAAGAGGTCGGTGCGCCGGTCACGACAGCGGCGAACACCCTGGGAGGACTGGAATATCCCACACTTGCCCAGCAGGGTACCGCTGACTGGCTGGGTAATGGCACGCAAACCACCGACAGCGGGATTGGCAAAGCGTTAACCAAAACCTCCGATTTCCTCGCCAGTATCGGTGAGATCCGCAAGCGCGATATTCCAGCCAACTGGGATACCGCGATTGATTCCCGCTACATTCGCGATGCGGCGGTGGCGGCGCAATGA
- a CDS encoding DUF2065 domain-containing protein: MNSTIWLALALVLVLEGLGPMLYPRAWRRMVATMSQLPDNLLRRFGGGLVVAGIVIYYMLRKTIG; encoded by the coding sequence ATGAATTCAACAATCTGGCTGGCGCTGGCCCTCGTGCTGGTACTTGAAGGGCTTGGCCCGATGCTCTATCCGCGTGCCTGGCGTCGGATGGTTGCCACTATGAGCCAGTTACCGGATAACCTGTTGCGTCGCTTTGGCGGTGGACTTGTGGTTGCAGGGATTGTGATCTACTACATGTTGAGGAAAACGATTGGCTGA
- a CDS encoding D-cysteine desulfhydrase, with protein sequence MHLARFPRLSLGHFPTPLEPLNNLTRLLGGPKIWIKRDDATGLATGGNKTRKLEFLLADALEKKADVVITQGATQSNHVRQTIAGAARLGLKAKALLEKRVTDFGEDYQRSGNVLLDNLLGGDIVAHLPGGTDMQQAMEVYAATLREQGHNPYIIPGGGSNPTGALGYVACAEELLYQSSERRLRIDHVVHATGSTGTQAGLVAGFTATNSHIPVLGISVRAPKAKQEENVWNLASRTLELLGVPGELSRHAVVANSDYVGDGYGLPTEGTLEALTLLARHEGILLDPVYSAKGMAGLIDLIRKGHFRQDENIVFIHTGGSAGLFGYRQVLEHG encoded by the coding sequence ATGCATCTGGCCCGGTTTCCCCGCCTTTCACTTGGTCATTTCCCGACTCCGCTGGAGCCACTGAATAATTTAACCCGGTTATTAGGCGGACCTAAAATATGGATTAAACGTGACGACGCCACCGGTCTGGCAACGGGCGGAAATAAAACCCGCAAGCTGGAATTTCTGCTGGCGGATGCGCTGGAGAAAAAGGCCGATGTGGTCATTACCCAGGGGGCAACGCAGTCAAACCATGTGCGCCAGACTATCGCAGGTGCCGCGCGTCTCGGGCTGAAAGCGAAAGCGCTGCTGGAAAAACGCGTCACCGATTTTGGAGAGGATTATCAGCGTTCAGGCAACGTGTTGCTTGATAACCTGTTGGGCGGCGACATCGTCGCTCATCTGCCGGGCGGCACCGATATGCAGCAGGCGATGGAAGTGTACGCCGCGACGCTACGCGAGCAGGGACACAATCCGTATATCATCCCCGGCGGCGGCTCGAACCCGACAGGTGCGTTGGGCTACGTGGCCTGCGCCGAAGAGCTGCTTTATCAGTCATCTGAACGCCGTCTGCGCATCGATCATGTTGTACACGCCACCGGCAGCACCGGTACGCAGGCCGGGTTAGTGGCTGGTTTTACCGCCACGAACAGCCATATTCCGGTACTGGGAATTAGTGTGCGTGCGCCAAAAGCGAAACAGGAAGAGAACGTCTGGAATCTCGCCTCGCGGACACTGGAACTGCTCGGCGTACCGGGAGAACTGTCACGGCATGCGGTGGTAGCCAATAGCGATTATGTCGGCGACGGGTACGGTTTACCGACGGAAGGGACGCTGGAAGCGCTGACGCTGCTGGCTCGCCATGAAGGCATCCTGCTTGACCCGGTCTATTCAGCAAAAGGAATGGCCGGACTTATCGATCTCATCCGTAAAGGTCATTTCCGTCAGGATGAAAATATCGTCTTTATCCATACCGGCGGCTCGGCGGGGCTGTTTGGTTATCGTCAGGTGTTGGAGCATGGCTAA
- the nsrR gene encoding nitric oxide-sensing transcriptional repressor NsrR, with translation MQLTSFTDYGLRALIYMASLPNGRMTSISEVTEVYGVSRNHMVKIINQLSRAGYVAAVRGKNGGIRLGKPAASIRVGDVVRELEPLSLVNCSSEFCHITPACRLKQALSNAVNSFLKELDNYTLADLVEENQPLYKLLLVEE, from the coding sequence GTGCAGTTAACGAGTTTCACCGATTACGGATTACGTGCGCTAATCTATATGGCGTCGTTGCCCAACGGACGCATGACCAGTATCTCTGAAGTGACAGAGGTGTACGGTGTGTCCCGTAATCACATGGTTAAAATAATCAACCAGCTTAGCCGCGCTGGCTACGTTGCTGCTGTGCGCGGAAAAAACGGTGGGATCCGTTTAGGCAAACCGGCTGCATCCATTCGTGTGGGAGATGTTGTACGCGAACTTGAACCGCTTTCGCTGGTGAATTGCAGCAGTGAGTTTTGCCACATTACCCCTGCCTGTCGTCTGAAACAGGCACTTTCTAATGCCGTGAATAGTTTCCTTAAGGAACTGGATAACTACACACTGGCTGATTTGGTTGAAGAGAATCAACCGCTTTATAAATTATTGCTGGTGGAAGAATGA
- a CDS encoding aspartate/glutamate racemase family protein translates to MAKPFLLGVLGGMGPLATLDFQRRLLDATPAQSDQQHLPTVVWNVPQIADRQKALAGTGPSPLPQLIHGITTLNQAGASHIAIPCNTAHHWYDALSEVSEAPILHIVDATLEALAQSAERPQRVGVIATKGTLDAGWYQRRLALQDIEVVTPTEEELAQWFVPGCYAVKRGALAEGGALLSRQANALFARGAQKLVLACTEVPVALEAVNAPFLHLAWDPAQALAERCSRLWQTCGVLNR, encoded by the coding sequence ATGGCTAAGCCCTTTCTGCTTGGCGTACTTGGCGGCATGGGACCGCTTGCGACGCTGGATTTTCAGCGTCGCCTGCTGGACGCCACGCCCGCGCAAAGCGATCAGCAGCATCTGCCTACGGTGGTCTGGAATGTGCCGCAAATCGCGGATCGCCAGAAAGCGCTGGCGGGCACAGGGCCGTCGCCTTTACCGCAGCTTATCCACGGTATTACGACGCTGAATCAGGCTGGCGCAAGCCATATCGCCATCCCCTGCAATACGGCACACCACTGGTACGACGCGCTCAGCGAGGTGAGTGAGGCGCCCATTCTGCATATCGTGGATGCCACGCTGGAAGCGCTGGCGCAGTCTGCTGAAAGACCGCAGCGGGTTGGCGTGATTGCGACCAAAGGCACGCTGGATGCGGGCTGGTATCAGCGCCGGCTGGCTTTGCAGGACATAGAAGTTGTCACGCCGACGGAAGAGGAACTGGCGCAATGGTTTGTGCCGGGCTGCTACGCGGTAAAACGCGGGGCGCTGGCTGAAGGGGGCGCGTTGCTGTCACGGCAGGCCAACGCGCTGTTTGCCCGCGGTGCGCAAAAACTGGTACTGGCCTGCACCGAAGTGCCTGTTGCGCTTGAGGCCGTCAATGCGCCGTTTCTTCATCTCGCCTGGGATCCGGCGCAGGCTCTGGCGGAGCGATGTTCGCGGTTATGGCAAACCTGTGGCGTTTTAAATAGATAA